A region from the Stygiolobus caldivivus genome encodes:
- a CDS encoding APC family permease has protein sequence MQKGGKKVFVRESSGLIREIGALDAFSMNFAYLGPAAGVAYPLTFAVVLLGSNWILATVLGAVLMFPVAILYYKLAWVMPRSAGDYIYISRIIGPRVGYIQAIANIFVFASGVPLLAQLELPLVLQPSLEILGITFHNAFLITFAQNFSFSAESTPVFFVATLLIIGLATAVTAVRTKYFATIVSGLTLIQIIGTIAMIISIFTVSNYPAVFNSVSASYSGPSYSSLIEPLGKFSLIQTLVLMAAINSFLYLYNNAPTYFGGELKRGKNTMLIGLIISYIITAIMAITLVAGIQYKIGISFYDYTSVNGWFSPNGNGIPIAPNSLLSYVVIPFLNNPPLVTIIVLSALTWYLLYAIIDLAIPTRTLFALSFDWMAPSFLSKVHEKLKTPIYSVLIITSMAIIFDILEIYFGFSIGVLTDIIIYILYQYFPAAIAAIILARKKLYGVNDKSIEVIGYISAVVLLFSALLLIVYGVLNSAFGSMLFAGNLPLNLGIIVGVPVFAIAMFEGIRRYRLNQGIDVTITFKEIPPE, from the coding sequence ATGCAGAAAGGCGGTAAAAAAGTCTTCGTTAGAGAAAGTTCAGGTTTAATTAGAGAAATAGGCGCATTAGACGCTTTCTCTATGAACTTTGCTTATTTAGGACCAGCTGCAGGTGTTGCCTATCCTCTGACTTTCGCAGTAGTATTACTCGGCTCAAATTGGATTTTAGCTACGGTTTTAGGGGCCGTCTTAATGTTTCCAGTAGCTATACTTTATTATAAATTAGCATGGGTAATGCCGAGAAGTGCAGGAGACTATATCTATATTTCAAGAATAATAGGGCCTAGAGTAGGATACATTCAAGCGATAGCAAATATATTTGTGTTCGCTTCAGGTGTACCGCTTTTAGCGCAGTTAGAATTACCTTTAGTTTTACAGCCATCACTTGAAATTTTAGGAATTACTTTTCATAACGCTTTCCTGATAACTTTTGCTCAAAATTTCTCTTTTTCTGCTGAATCTACTCCAGTTTTCTTTGTGGCTACTTTATTGATAATAGGGTTAGCTACAGCTGTTACGGCAGTTAGGACTAAGTATTTTGCTACCATAGTCTCAGGTTTAACACTTATTCAGATAATTGGGACAATTGCAATGATAATTAGTATATTTACAGTGAGTAATTATCCTGCGGTATTTAATTCCGTTTCTGCATCATATTCTGGTCCGTCTTATTCTTCCCTAATAGAGCCTTTAGGAAAATTTAGCTTAATACAGACTCTAGTATTAATGGCAGCTATAAACTCCTTCCTTTATCTTTACAATAATGCACCGACTTATTTTGGTGGAGAACTTAAAAGGGGCAAAAACACCATGTTAATTGGACTGATAATATCGTATATAATTACAGCTATTATGGCTATCACTCTAGTAGCTGGAATACAGTATAAGATAGGGATTTCGTTTTATGATTATACTAGCGTCAATGGGTGGTTTTCACCAAATGGTAACGGAATACCTATTGCTCCTAATTCCTTATTATCTTACGTTGTTATACCCTTTCTGAATAATCCCCCCTTAGTTACGATTATTGTATTATCTGCATTAACATGGTATTTGTTGTATGCAATTATAGACCTAGCTATACCCACTAGGACGCTTTTTGCTCTATCTTTTGATTGGATGGCTCCTTCTTTTCTTTCAAAGGTACATGAAAAATTAAAGACCCCCATATACTCAGTTTTGATTATAACATCTATGGCGATAATTTTTGATATACTAGAAATATATTTCGGATTTTCGATCGGGGTATTGACTGATATTATAATTTATATCTTATACCAATATTTTCCAGCTGCAATTGCTGCGATAATTCTGGCAAGGAAGAAATTATATGGTGTTAATGATAAATCAATAGAAGTAATAGGTTATATTTCGGCAGTAGTCCTTCTATTTTCGGCTCTATTACTAATAGTTTATGGGGTCTTAAACTCTGCCTTCGGCTCTATGTTATTTGCAGGAAATCTTCCTCTAAACCTCGGGATAATAGTTGGAGTCCCGGTATTTGCGATAGCCATGTTTGAGGGAATTAGACGTTATAGACTTAACCAGGGTATTGATGTCACTATAACATTTAAGGAAATTCCACCGGAGTGA
- a CDS encoding amidohydrolase family protein produces MLVRNVKFNSDNKIHSIYVNDEGMIECIDCNRKDGTVIDAKGRLISPPFVNPHSHLGYALTLKYAKFNESGTLLEGVQITREEIIPKISEEDLRKRLDIISKMLFINGVLYVRTHEPVLNDLAIKMLRIREEFTNLIRIQVVAFPTPGYFYGDNIERAEKALEEGAEVVGLIPHSEGSIEEGYKSIKIATDLAVKYGRLIDGHVDETDDPSSRFSEALAREALVRGIGKRTSISHMTASHSYDNWYFHKLLLLLRDSGVSVISNPVVSLHLQGRYDNYPKRRGIARIRELMKGGVNVALGSDNVIDAIYPLGDYNMLRVVQEAFLVDHFVASEVTSLISGITENGYKALSIVPPIIEEGQKAQFIILQARNYYDAIRTALPPFLVINGRYYANNNVSFLVNDSDITDKVINIVD; encoded by the coding sequence ATGTTAGTAAGGAACGTGAAGTTTAATTCTGATAATAAAATTCACTCAATATACGTTAACGATGAGGGCATGATAGAGTGTATTGACTGTAATAGAAAAGACGGTACTGTAATCGATGCTAAAGGAAGATTGATCTCCCCTCCCTTTGTTAATCCTCACTCTCATCTTGGTTATGCCCTGACCTTAAAATATGCCAAGTTTAATGAAAGCGGTACATTGCTAGAAGGTGTACAAATTACAAGGGAAGAGATTATTCCTAAAATAAGTGAGGAAGACCTAAGAAAAAGACTAGATATTATTTCAAAAATGTTATTTATTAATGGGGTTTTATATGTCAGAACACATGAACCAGTATTAAATGACTTAGCTATAAAGATGTTGAGAATTAGGGAGGAATTCACGAATTTAATAAGAATACAAGTAGTAGCTTTTCCTACTCCGGGGTATTTTTATGGGGATAATATAGAGAGGGCAGAAAAAGCATTAGAAGAAGGTGCGGAAGTAGTTGGATTAATACCCCATAGTGAAGGTAGCATTGAAGAGGGATATAAGTCAATAAAAATTGCTACAGATTTGGCTGTAAAATACGGTAGGTTAATAGATGGACATGTTGATGAGACCGATGATCCTTCATCTCGCTTTTCTGAGGCCTTAGCAAGAGAAGCCCTTGTTAGGGGCATAGGGAAAAGAACTAGTATTAGCCATATGACAGCTTCCCATTCCTATGATAACTGGTATTTTCACAAATTACTCCTCCTATTACGGGATAGTGGCGTATCCGTGATCTCAAACCCTGTAGTCAGCCTTCACTTACAAGGTCGTTATGATAACTATCCCAAGAGGAGAGGTATCGCAAGGATTAGAGAGCTTATGAAAGGAGGTGTAAACGTTGCTTTAGGTAGCGATAACGTTATTGATGCGATTTATCCTCTAGGGGATTATAATATGTTAAGGGTAGTACAAGAAGCGTTCTTAGTAGACCACTTCGTAGCATCTGAAGTAACTTCTTTAATTAGTGGAATTACCGAAAACGGTTATAAAGCTCTTAGTATAGTTCCGCCTATCATTGAAGAAGGACAAAAGGCTCAATTTATCATTTTGCAAGCTAGGAACTATTACGACGCGATTAGGACTGCGTTGCCTCCATTTCTTGTAATTAACGGCAGATATTATGCTAATAATAATGTTTCTTTTCTTGTAAATGATAGTGATATCACTGATAAGGTAATAAACATAGTAGATTGA
- a CDS encoding APC family permease: protein MSQGKKLFIRESSGLVRQMGAKHAFAKVLALIVPISLYYTLIYSPAIPAANWYIGITIAPIIALPIFLVYLKLAEYIPRSSGEYIYISRIIGPLPATIQGMANIISTPLLAAILSQIEVSAGIGPAFQIIGLAFKNSALFNLGTEILSNPDYFFLASLVSLVLMWIVSISPQKIMANFLFAIATMQVVGAILIIGLFAQGRTAFVNDFNKFSSTFSGPNYQDLYSQGLSYYSPYTDPLQTFVFAILMLMWLFVWFFGPSYFAGEYKQATRSLKVGMLIGYGIATALIIGLTVYTATTMGIPFFNEVALNGWGSSNPVSASEGYIAWAGVMVVSSPILALLVGVLNIGIQFVAGPLSLAIPARVMLAMAFDRILPEKLAYVNPTTQSPLIASGVALALGVFFEYATQFLGFAVSTIALIAVLFIYQFLQATISATVAGIKGIPSVELSQKEKKELLITGIISSAVLVIAVITAIGYALINSLYNSMVLAGNLPLNLTLIAIIPIIGVITYYISKYYRQKEGVDLKLVFTEIPPE, encoded by the coding sequence ATGTCACAAGGTAAAAAACTATTCATAAGGGAATCCTCAGGTCTAGTTAGGCAAATGGGAGCCAAGCATGCGTTTGCAAAAGTATTAGCCCTAATTGTTCCAATATCACTTTACTATACCCTAATTTATTCACCAGCAATACCAGCAGCTAACTGGTACATAGGTATAACTATAGCACCGATAATAGCTTTACCTATATTTTTAGTCTACCTAAAATTAGCGGAGTATATTCCACGGTCTTCAGGGGAGTATATCTACATTTCGAGGATCATAGGACCTTTACCCGCTACTATACAAGGGATGGCTAATATTATTTCAACTCCTTTATTAGCTGCTATACTATCTCAAATAGAGGTATCCGCAGGGATAGGACCGGCATTTCAAATAATAGGACTTGCTTTTAAAAACTCGGCATTATTTAACCTAGGTACTGAAATACTCTCAAACCCAGACTATTTCTTTCTAGCCAGTTTAGTATCATTAGTCTTAATGTGGATAGTGAGTATATCTCCGCAAAAAATAATGGCCAATTTCCTTTTTGCTATCGCCACAATGCAGGTTGTAGGAGCTATCCTAATTATAGGTTTATTTGCACAAGGTAGAACAGCTTTTGTAAATGATTTCAATAAATTCTCGTCAACGTTCTCTGGGCCTAATTACCAGGATCTATATTCACAAGGATTAAGCTACTACTCACCTTACACTGATCCGTTGCAGACTTTCGTCTTTGCGATATTGATGCTTATGTGGCTCTTTGTATGGTTTTTTGGTCCTTCTTATTTTGCAGGCGAGTATAAACAAGCTACCAGGAGTCTAAAGGTAGGAATGCTAATAGGTTACGGTATAGCTACAGCTTTAATAATAGGATTAACAGTTTACACTGCGACTACGATGGGGATACCGTTCTTTAATGAGGTAGCTTTGAACGGTTGGGGTTCCAGTAATCCGGTAAGCGCATCAGAAGGATATATAGCATGGGCAGGAGTAATGGTGGTAAGTTCACCTATTCTGGCCCTGCTTGTAGGTGTGTTGAATATAGGTATCCAGTTCGTAGCGGGTCCTCTATCGTTAGCGATCCCCGCTAGAGTGATGCTTGCCATGGCATTTGATAGGATACTACCGGAGAAACTAGCTTATGTGAACCCAACGACACAAAGTCCTCTTATAGCTTCAGGCGTTGCTCTAGCGTTAGGCGTATTCTTTGAGTATGCTACTCAGTTTTTAGGTTTTGCTGTTTCAACTATTGCATTGATTGCTGTTTTGTTTATTTATCAATTTTTACAAGCTACAATATCAGCTACTGTAGCAGGTATTAAAGGTATACCTAGCGTTGAACTATCACAGAAAGAAAAGAAAGAGCTACTGATAACAGGGATAATTTCATCAGCAGTTCTGGTTATAGCAGTCATAACAGCTATAGGCTACGCATTGATTAATAGTTTGTATAACTCTATGGTTCTAGCAGGTAATTTGCCCCTGAACCTCACACTGATAGCAATAATACCGATAATTGGAGTGATAACATATTATATATCTAAATATTATAGGCAAAAAGAAGGAGTAGACTTAAAATTAGTGTTTACGGAGATACCACCCGAGTAA
- a CDS encoding acetamidase/formamidase family protein, giving the protein MQYTIHAKTHNKWDSSLPPIFSISDGDIITVETKEASDGQISPSSTDRELYNLDFDRIHPLTGPIEIRGAEPGDVLEIEFIDFKDKGWGWTAVIPGFGFLSDEQYTAPIDLKGPSLKIWNVKNNNAYAKFGEIEVKIPTYPFPGVIGVALPQRGKLSTIPPRENGGNMDIKHLTKGSKLYLPVFINGGLLSIGDTHLAQGDGEVCGTAIEAPLEVTMKIRLIKNIGLTQPIFYSNKVKDMEFNEYIAYPGIDSNLWVASKKAIKGIISILSKYMAPVEAYMLASVAVNLRVSQVVDVPNWIVTAYLPLDIFENDTVKNEIKEITRVVSP; this is encoded by the coding sequence ATGCAATACACTATACACGCAAAAACCCATAATAAATGGGATAGTTCTCTCCCTCCTATTTTCTCAATAAGTGATGGTGATATAATAACCGTAGAAACTAAAGAAGCTTCAGACGGGCAAATAAGCCCGTCTTCTACAGATAGAGAGCTATATAACTTAGATTTCGACAGAATCCATCCTCTGACAGGGCCCATCGAAATTAGAGGCGCTGAGCCTGGAGATGTCTTAGAGATAGAGTTCATTGATTTTAAGGATAAAGGATGGGGATGGACGGCAGTTATTCCAGGTTTTGGATTCCTATCAGATGAACAATACACTGCACCTATTGATCTAAAAGGACCTTCTCTTAAGATATGGAACGTTAAAAATAACAATGCCTATGCTAAGTTTGGAGAGATTGAGGTCAAGATTCCCACATATCCTTTCCCTGGTGTTATCGGAGTAGCTTTACCTCAAAGAGGTAAATTAAGTACTATTCCCCCTAGAGAAAACGGAGGCAATATGGATATAAAGCACCTAACTAAAGGTTCTAAGTTATATCTTCCGGTATTCATTAATGGGGGTCTACTCTCTATAGGAGACACCCATTTAGCTCAAGGGGATGGAGAGGTCTGTGGCACAGCTATTGAAGCCCCACTAGAGGTCACTATGAAAATAAGATTGATAAAGAACATAGGATTAACTCAACCAATATTTTATTCCAATAAAGTAAAAGACATGGAATTTAATGAGTATATAGCTTATCCGGGTATTGATAGTAACTTATGGGTAGCATCTAAAAAAGCTATTAAGGGTATAATTTCTATCTTGTCAAAGTATATGGCTCCTGTTGAAGCTTATATGTTAGCAAGTGTAGCGGTAAACCTGAGAGTTAGTCAAGTCGTAGATGTTCCCAATTGGATAGTTACAGCTTATTTACCTTTAGACATATTTGAAAATGACACTGTAAAAAATGAAATAAAAGAGATTACTCGGGTGGTATCTCCGTAA
- a CDS encoding FAD-binding protein, protein MIVDIDQIINYSIAPYVVSPILSKMNRDIIGIIKVSNEDDIKTILQLAYKYNVPLIMRGRGTSTIGQVIPLKPSIVVDINNLTSDFEMDNEYVRVRPGDKVFEILRYLKRHGKTLKVYPSSLYLSTIGGYIAGGDVGIGSFQFGYHFHAGIKYLKVYGSNANILEVREKETLGFAQAAGTNGVITEAEIGIMDRDDWKDQLITSKDLLQILEIIKTLPREKTRRIIIEDSDALSLVGRLTGLNEWNLIISSTLKLGSEIDGRFLDELAFAAVYVTFSKISGFKNYFYEVRLLSLEEFYEVISEIKKYLGRKVLIHGDVMTLRGKIIIYTVFMSEKRNFKIIEDIMKKKGIPFEIHSIYINDRVDEPERLELMKKYKRLLDPKDILNPGKLRLDT, encoded by the coding sequence ATGATAGTTGACATAGATCAAATAATCAATTATTCTATTGCACCTTATGTTGTTTCTCCAATACTGTCTAAAATGAATAGAGATATTATAGGTATTATTAAGGTATCTAATGAAGATGACATAAAGACTATTTTACAGTTAGCTTATAAGTATAATGTTCCCTTGATTATGCGCGGAAGAGGCACCTCAACTATTGGTCAGGTAATCCCGCTTAAACCTTCTATAGTCGTAGACATAAATAATTTGACGAGTGACTTTGAAATGGATAATGAATACGTCAGAGTACGCCCTGGAGATAAAGTTTTTGAAATTTTAAGATACTTGAAGAGACATGGTAAGACATTGAAGGTCTATCCTAGTAGTCTGTATCTTTCTACAATTGGAGGATATATCGCCGGGGGAGATGTAGGGATTGGATCATTTCAATTTGGGTACCACTTCCACGCAGGTATCAAGTATCTAAAAGTTTACGGTAGTAATGCAAATATCTTAGAGGTAAGGGAAAAAGAGACTTTGGGATTTGCACAAGCAGCAGGCACTAATGGCGTTATCACTGAAGCTGAAATAGGAATAATGGATCGTGATGATTGGAAGGACCAATTAATAACTAGTAAAGATTTATTGCAGATTCTAGAAATTATAAAAACTCTTCCGAGAGAAAAAACAAGGAGAATCATCATAGAGGATTCTGATGCACTAAGCTTGGTAGGAAGGTTGACCGGGCTGAACGAGTGGAACCTGATTATTTCTTCAACTTTGAAATTAGGAAGTGAAATAGACGGTAGATTTTTAGATGAACTAGCATTTGCAGCAGTCTATGTAACCTTTAGCAAAATATCTGGTTTCAAAAATTATTTTTATGAGGTGAGGTTGTTATCTCTTGAGGAGTTCTATGAAGTTATAAGCGAAATAAAGAAATATTTAGGTAGAAAAGTGCTGATCCATGGTGATGTAATGACGTTAAGAGGAAAGATCATTATTTACACTGTGTTCATGTCCGAGAAGAGGAACTTTAAGATTATCGAGGACATAATGAAAAAGAAAGGGATTCCATTCGAGATCCATTCTATATACATAAATGATAGGGTAGATGAACCTGAGAGATTAGAACTGATGAAAAAGTACAAAAGGTTATTAGATCCTAAAGATATTTTAAATCCAGGGAAACTGAGACTTGATACTTGA
- a CDS encoding DUF1177 family protein codes for MILESLIKTVSALETKNPKQKILEIIKNRGVEVEEINLKANNEDVTYLRFYVKNSKNRTVEVLGRLGAVQINNSIGLVSDADGAIVSLTVLLELLNLIENGFNIPINVTVITNVSTNAMLIPHQPFYFMVPLVGLEEAIKYEVDKKADTLISIDSTKGNKIAKYNDFAITHVIKEGYILRVTEEIIDIYTRVTNHEPYFIPLTTGDLTPLSFKVYHISTTLVSPWIYTDAAVLGVATVSAYPVPGYATGVMDINMLEHASRFILELIKYLNDKNLVYYDDELKELKEKIGNSNLLRFHSGGIS; via the coding sequence TTGATACTTGAAAGTCTAATAAAAACCGTAAGTGCCTTAGAAACTAAAAACCCTAAGCAGAAAATACTCGAAATAATCAAAAATAGGGGCGTTGAAGTAGAGGAGATCAATCTTAAGGCAAATAATGAAGATGTCACGTACTTGAGATTTTATGTTAAAAATTCTAAAAATAGGACGGTAGAAGTATTAGGTAGACTTGGTGCGGTTCAAATAAATAATTCTATAGGACTAGTCTCAGACGCTGATGGAGCAATAGTGTCGTTAACAGTCCTCTTAGAGTTATTGAATTTAATTGAAAACGGATTTAATATTCCAATAAATGTTACCGTTATTACTAATGTTAGTACTAATGCAATGCTAATACCCCATCAGCCATTCTATTTCATGGTACCTTTAGTAGGTCTAGAAGAAGCTATTAAATATGAAGTAGATAAAAAAGCTGACACGCTTATCTCGATAGACTCTACAAAGGGAAATAAAATAGCTAAATATAATGACTTTGCCATAACTCACGTTATAAAAGAGGGGTATATTCTGAGGGTAACGGAGGAAATCATCGATATTTATACTAGAGTTACAAACCATGAACCATACTTTATCCCACTTACTACGGGTGACCTAACACCACTTAGCTTTAAGGTGTATCACATTAGTACTACTCTTGTTTCACCTTGGATATATACTGATGCCGCTGTTTTAGGAGTAGCTACAGTGTCGGCCTATCCTGTGCCAGGCTATGCTACAGGGGTAATGGATATTAATATGTTAGAACATGCATCGAGGTTTATCCTTGAGTTAATAAAGTATTTGAATGATAAAAACTTGGTTTATTATGATGATGAATTAAAAGAACTTAAAGAAAAAATTGGGAACTCTAACCTATTGAGGTTTCATTCTGGTGGTATTTCTTGA
- a CDS encoding APC family permease: MEKKLFIRESSGLIKDASVLDAIMINLGNMSAGAGIYFVSSALIPGSNAILTSIIGLLLTIPQAIMYTLLMIDIPRTGGDYVWMSRLVSPWIASPLAIGLALQTLAYIALIALSVPSFLSSSLGALSVIYSNPGLSTVSSMLLSPVYTAILAAVVFSIGIAVNIFRPKFGFMFISVTAIIAIISTIVTLASMLYYGHSAFVSSVNSLLAPYNTTYYKIETASSSPFSFLATMSLLPLFVVFIYPWLNASPSIAAEIRGLHKKGKYNLYLSLLFTGLIVTLSLAVMYNVVGINFANNAPSNWPSNAPISPNFLTYAILTIKNPIIDWIVAIGFPFWDLATIGYGIAIFARYVFALSFDRVLPEKFAYISAKFKSPIYIHLLDFAGTMIIILVSIFFASIYDLFGTTLLGMIWFAIVSLGGIFYVKKSFFKDSNASRFRIGKIPVIVIASALSFIYFVYLAYVFITDPALGGNTFADEFIGIAVLVGVIIYILRYYTLKKNEGIDLRLLYQEIPPE; encoded by the coding sequence ATGGAAAAGAAACTATTTATTAGGGAGAGTTCAGGCTTAATAAAAGACGCATCGGTACTCGATGCTATAATGATAAATTTAGGTAACATGTCAGCTGGTGCAGGGATATATTTTGTCTCGTCTGCCCTAATACCAGGCAGTAATGCGATATTAACGTCAATAATAGGTTTACTACTTACCATACCTCAAGCAATAATGTACACACTATTAATGATCGATATACCCAGAACCGGCGGTGACTATGTTTGGATGTCAAGGTTGGTCTCACCGTGGATAGCGTCACCCTTGGCAATAGGATTAGCATTACAAACTCTAGCATACATAGCACTTATAGCCCTATCAGTACCCTCTTTTCTTAGCTCTTCTTTAGGGGCTCTTTCAGTAATTTACTCAAATCCAGGGTTATCAACGGTATCATCAATGCTCTTATCGCCAGTCTATACAGCAATTTTAGCTGCTGTAGTTTTTTCTATAGGTATAGCTGTAAACATTTTTAGACCTAAATTCGGTTTTATGTTTATATCAGTAACAGCTATAATAGCAATAATTTCTACTATAGTAACATTAGCGAGTATGCTATACTATGGGCATTCAGCCTTCGTAAGCTCTGTTAATTCTCTCTTAGCACCGTATAATACTACATATTATAAGATAGAGACCGCAAGTTCTTCTCCTTTCTCTTTTTTAGCTACAATGAGCCTTTTACCTCTATTCGTAGTGTTCATCTACCCATGGCTTAACGCCTCACCTAGCATAGCTGCTGAAATTAGAGGATTACATAAAAAAGGAAAATATAACCTTTACCTTTCTTTGTTATTCACAGGACTAATAGTAACATTAAGCCTTGCGGTAATGTATAACGTTGTCGGGATTAATTTTGCTAATAATGCCCCTTCCAACTGGCCTAGTAATGCCCCGATTTCTCCTAACTTCTTAACCTATGCAATTTTAACTATAAAGAACCCTATAATTGATTGGATCGTCGCAATAGGATTTCCCTTCTGGGATTTAGCAACAATAGGATACGGGATAGCTATCTTTGCAAGGTATGTCTTCGCTCTATCCTTTGATAGAGTTTTACCGGAAAAATTTGCTTACATAAGTGCAAAGTTTAAATCGCCGATATATATTCACCTCCTAGATTTTGCAGGGACAATGATAATAATACTTGTATCCATATTTTTCGCTTCTATATACGACTTATTCGGCACCACTCTTTTAGGAATGATATGGTTCGCTATAGTATCACTAGGAGGAATATTTTATGTAAAGAAATCCTTCTTTAAAGATTCTAATGCAAGTAGATTTAGAATAGGCAAAATACCAGTTATTGTAATAGCATCTGCTCTTTCATTCATATATTTCGTTTATCTCGCTTATGTATTTATTACTGACCCAGCCCTAGGTGGTAATACATTTGCTGACGAGTTTATTGGCATAGCTGTACTGGTAGGAGTAATAATTTACATTTTAAGGTATTATACCTTGAAAAAGAATGAGGGGATAGACCTCAGACTACTATATCAAGAAATACCACCAGAATGA
- a CDS encoding aromatic ring-hydroxylating oxygenase subunit alpha, which yields MLNEWIPVSFSDQVKSILSVTTLSRDIILWNYAGRILAFNDLCPHRSAKLSLGKVIDGEIECPYHGWRFDHNGELVLVPSLGKKINVKLTKYNTLEKYGIVWISISHELHEIPFVSEWEKEDFRKIRCGPYVINANPFRVMENLMDVSHFPFVHSNYLGDPKFPQIPEYEVEKNYRGEIIAKNILVWQPNPDGTTNGRFFNYTYKVLTPFVLYFKKEDKGNVFSMLFAVNPVSKDKSIVYAWIFMNYAHQVDPESIRKFEDEIINQDKKVLESQPKEYYLDLRKEISVKADKLSIFYRRMLRERLGVMPELGLTE from the coding sequence ATGCTAAATGAGTGGATACCGGTCTCATTTTCTGACCAAGTTAAAAGTATTCTAAGTGTGACCACTCTTTCTAGAGATATTATCCTTTGGAACTACGCAGGTCGTATCCTAGCTTTTAACGACTTATGCCCTCACAGATCGGCTAAGTTGTCTTTAGGTAAAGTAATAGACGGTGAGATAGAATGTCCCTATCACGGATGGCGTTTTGACCATAACGGAGAATTAGTTTTGGTACCGTCATTAGGAAAAAAGATAAACGTTAAGCTGACTAAATATAATACACTAGAGAAGTACGGAATAGTATGGATATCTATTTCACATGAACTCCATGAGATCCCTTTTGTAAGTGAGTGGGAGAAAGAAGATTTTAGAAAGATAAGATGTGGCCCTTATGTTATTAATGCAAACCCTTTTAGGGTTATGGAAAACTTAATGGACGTATCCCACTTTCCGTTTGTCCATTCAAATTATTTAGGCGATCCTAAATTTCCTCAGATCCCAGAGTATGAAGTAGAGAAGAATTATAGAGGAGAAATAATAGCGAAAAATATCCTAGTGTGGCAACCTAACCCAGATGGAACCACTAATGGTAGATTTTTTAACTATACTTATAAAGTGCTAACACCATTCGTCCTCTATTTCAAGAAGGAAGATAAAGGGAATGTATTTTCAATGTTATTTGCAGTTAACCCCGTTTCTAAGGATAAAAGCATTGTTTACGCGTGGATATTTATGAACTATGCTCATCAAGTAGATCCAGAGAGTATTAGAAAGTTCGAGGATGAAATAATAAATCAAGACAAGAAAGTCTTAGAATCCCAGCCCAAAGAATATTATCTAGATTTAAGGAAAGAAATAAGTGTCAAAGCTGATAAATTATCTATTTTTTATAGAAGAATGTTAAGAGAGAGGTTGGGAGTAATGCCGGAACTGGGTTTAACAGAATAG